TGACCTTCACCGCGGTCGTGGCGGCCCTGACGCTCGCCGCCGCGATCGTGCGGCTGGCGGTCCTGACCTTCGCCGCGGTCGTGGCGGCCCTGACGCTCGCCGCCGCGATCTTGACGCCCTTGACGCTCACCCCGATCGTTACGGCCCTGACGGTCACCGCGGTCATGCCGCTCCTGACCTTCGCCCCGCTCTTGACGCTCATTGCGGTCTGGACGCCCTTGGCCTTGGCGCTGCTCGCCGCGTTCCTGGCGATCATTTCTCCCTGAGCCTTGCTGCTGGTAGCCGCCGCCTTGCCTGGATGAGCCTTGCTTGCCGTCCTTGGACTTATTGTAATAGCCGCCGCCCTGCTGCTTGCCGCCTTGATATGGCTGGTGCTGCCGCCCCGTCGACGACTCCTGCTGTCCACGGCCTTGCGGACGTCCACCCCCGCTCTGCGAGCCGCGCGACGATTCCTGTCCTCTTGCCTCTGCCGCAGATAGAAGTGCTGCTTCACGGGCAGCCAAGTAATCCTTACGCTCCTGTGCCCGGTACTCGCGCACACCGCCTGACTTCTCATACTCCTCTTCGGCCAGCTTCCCCTCGTCTACGCCTTCCGCCGGCGGAAGCTCACGGGTTGCCACCTTCTCGAGTATGAAGTAGGCACAGCCGAAATTGCAATATTCGTTCAAGTAATCCTGAATGGTCGAGATAATCGAATCCTTACTCGCCTTCGGATGGTTGTCCTTGAAGAAGCCTCTCAGACGCAGCTGGTTGTAGCCCCAATCTCCGACGATATAGTCGTATCGATCGAGCACCTCACTGTAACGCTCACGGAAGGCGTCCGGCTTCCAGCCGTTCCGATGGTCGGCCAACACCTCGTACGATTTGTTCGCTAAATGAATCACGTTAAGCGCCTCCTTCATTACGACTGCTGCGCTGATTGTACCTGCGTCTCCGCATGGTAGGAGCTTCGCACAAGCGGACCGGATTCGACGTGGCTGAAGCCACGCTTCAGTCCCTCTTCCTTCAGCTCCGCGAATTGCTCAGGTGTATAATAAGCGGATACTGGCAAATGCTGAGGTGTCGGCTGCAAATATTGACCGATCGTCATGATGCTGCAGTCGATCGCACGCAGATCGTCCATCGTCGTCAAAATTTCGTCCCACGTTTCCCCGACGCCGAGCATAATGCTCGACTTCGTCGGAATGCTCGGCGCAATACGCTTGGAGCGCTCCAGCAGCTCTAACGAGCGGCGGTACTTGGCCTTCGCCCTAACCTTGTCCGACAAGCGCTCAACCGTCTCCAGGTTATGATTCAAGATGTGCGGCTTCGC
Above is a genomic segment from Paenibacillus sp. YYML68 containing:
- a CDS encoding YutD-like domain-containing protein; translation: MIHLANKSYEVLADHRNGWKPDAFRERYSEVLDRYDYIVGDWGYNQLRLRGFFKDNHPKASKDSIISTIQDYLNEYCNFGCAYFILEKVATRELPPAEGVDEGKLAEEEYEKSGGVREYRAQERKDYLAAREAALLSAAEARGQESSRGSQSGGGRPQGRGQQESSTGRQHQPYQGGKQQGGGYYNKSKDGKQGSSRQGGGYQQQGSGRNDRQERGEQRQGQGRPDRNERQERGEGQERHDRGDRQGRNDRGERQGRQDRGGERQGRHDRGEGQDRQPHDRGGERQGRHDRGEGQDRQPHDRGGERQGRHDRGEGQDRQPHDRCGERQGRHDRGEGQDRQQHPRGERQGRHDRGEGQDRQPHERGERHDRGPRGEQGGRPHSGQSRPPKSGGQGQQQGRGNSKPRGSESSRVEA